In Candidatus Neomarinimicrobiota bacterium, the following proteins share a genomic window:
- a CDS encoding NYN domain-containing protein: MIRYIVDGHNLMNGVPQYEELLQRDYAVALKTLYHDLKTYAESKSVQIILAFDGNPPWEPPEDSERISLKFSGEARSADTVIIGDAEKHKGRQSIVVTGDRRILRAVAASGCRTLTPVKFTRLFSRKRKGERERPGSGDEKPGYLTPPQVRWWKTEMKKALAEKRRQKD, translated from the coding sequence ATGATTCGATACATTGTTGATGGTCATAACCTGATGAACGGCGTGCCGCAGTACGAGGAGCTCCTCCAGAGGGACTACGCCGTCGCCCTCAAAACGTTGTATCACGATCTGAAAACCTATGCCGAGTCCAAGTCGGTACAGATCATACTCGCCTTCGACGGAAATCCGCCTTGGGAGCCCCCGGAAGATTCTGAAAGAATTTCCCTGAAATTCAGCGGTGAGGCCCGATCTGCCGACACTGTGATCATCGGGGATGCTGAAAAACACAAGGGCCGACAGTCCATCGTAGTCACGGGAGACCGAAGGATCCTCCGAGCGGTGGCGGCCTCAGGGTGCCGCACCCTGACACCTGTGAAGTTCACCCGCCTCTTTTCCCGGAAGAGAAAAGGAGAAAGAGAAAGGCCCGGCTCAGGCGATGAAAAACCGGGATATTTGACTCCCCCTCAGGTCAGATGGTGGAAGACCGAGATGAAAAAGGCGCTGGCGGAGAAACGAAGGCAGAAAGATTGA